Proteins encoded by one window of Culicoides brevitarsis isolate CSIRO-B50_1 chromosome 2, AGI_CSIRO_Cbre_v1, whole genome shotgun sequence:
- the LOC134832724 gene encoding integrin beta-nu-like, producing the protein MLKLLQFFLIFSIFFHKTFGQPSYCLSHSTCDSCLDSVGCSWCVDRAYDIKRPRCMPKMDLLQYKCRPEFIQESVEMQKNIFKDEPLSDYSRDDLEARQIRPQHVKMMMKKGTTQEIHMKFRPAKNYPLDLYYLMDLTWSMRDDKETLVKMGGSLANALNNLTENNRLGFGSFADKPTIPYIMISPTEKANPCAVERQTCAPTYLFKHHLSLTSDIEQFVQRVNSSVVTGNADNLEGGLEALMQVLVCDARVGWKARSRKIVVFASDGWMHVAGFGLLGGAPQRNDAKCHLTSNGDYSNSLFMDYPSLEEIYRELLRRKHSVIIIQRVY; encoded by the exons ATGCTAAAGTTGCTCCAATTCTTcctaatattttcaattttcttccacAAAACCTTCGGACAACCCTCCTACTGCCTTTCGCACTCAACATGCGACTCGTGTCTCGATTCCGTCGGTTGCTCGTGGTGCGTCGATCGCGCTTACGACATTAAACGCCCTCGTTGCATGCCAAAAATGGACTTGCTTCAATACAAATGTCGCCCAGAGTTCATCCAAGAAAGTGTCGAGatgcaaaaaaacattttcaaagacGAACCATTGTCGGATTATTCCCGCGACGATTTGGAAGCGCGTCAAATTCGACCGCAACACgtcaaaatgatgatgaaaaaaggcACAACGCAGGAAATTCACATGAAATTCCGCCCGGCGAAAAATTACCCGCTGGATTTGTattatttgatggatttgacGTGGAGTATGAGGGACGACAAAGAGACTTTGGTGAAAATGGGCGGAAGTTTAGCGAATGCCTTGAACAATTTGACGGAAAATAATCGATTGGGCTTCGGATCTTTCGCTGACAAGCCGACAATTCCGTATATCATGATCAGTCCGACGGAAAAAGCGAATCCTTGTGCCGTTGAACGTCAAACGTGTGCTCCGACTTACCTCTTTAAGCACCATTTGAGTCTCACAAGTGACATCGAGCAGTTCGTTCAACGCGTAAATTCGAGTGTTGTCACCGGAAATGCGGATAATCTCGAAGGCGGCTTGGAAGCTCTCATGCAAGTTCTCGTTTGTGACGCTCGAGTCGGTTGGAAAGCGCGTTCCCGTAAAATTGTCGTCTTCGCATCGGATGGCTGGATGCACGTAGCTGGCTTTGGACTACTTGGAGGAGCTCCGCAACGCAACGACGCCAAATGTCATCTCACGTCGAACGGCGATTACAGCAATTCCCTCTTCATGGATTACCCGTCGCTCGAAGAAATTTACCGCGAACTCCTTCGTCGCAAG CATTCTGTCATCATCATCCAACGTGTGTATTGA